A genomic region of Roseofilum capinflatum BLCC-M114 contains the following coding sequences:
- a CDS encoding magnesium chelatase subunit H encodes MYTQVKSNIRRVTVPETEPVNGIDGETLKAIAAELSEQETLDRSLDLESAPPAIDRAAADGRKVIKIVYIVMEAQYQSALTQAAQTINRSAAKHQNQVGIELSGYLIEELRNPENYAEFERDMETANIFIGSLIFIEDLADRIVATVAPHRDRLDAAVIFPSMPQVMRLNKLGSFSMAQLGQSKSAIASFMKKRKESSGSSFQDGMLKLLRTLPKVLKYMPIEKAQDARHFMLSFQYWLGGSPENLTNFLLMLADKYILEGDQKLSYEEPVVYPDLGIWHPMAPKMFEDQQEYWDWYNSRDDISDDLKDPLAPCVGLVLQRSHLVTGDDAHYVAIVQELECRGARVIGTFAGGLDFSKPVDAYFWNQRTQKPIVDTVISLTGFALVGGPARQDHPKAVESLKRLNRPYMVALPLVFQTTEEWEASELGLHPVQVALQIAIPELDGAIEPIILSGRDGATGKAIALQDRIESVAARALKWANLRRKPKLEKKVAITVFSFPPDKGNVGTAAYLDVFGSIYEVVRALRDNGYDLGELPESPKELMEAVIHDASAQYASPELNVAYRMSVPEYEKLTPYSERLEENWGPPPGHLNSDGQNLLVYGKHFGNLFIGVQPTFGYEGDPMRLLFSRSASPHHGFAAYYTYLEQIWGADAVLHFGTHGSLEFMPGKQMGMSGECYPDNLIGSIPNLYYYAANNPSEATIAKRRGYAATISYLTPPAENAGLYKGLAELSELIGSYQQLKETPRGEQIVLTIIEKCRQVNLDQDIALPDDGTSTPLSDRLSAEERDNLVGQVYNKLMEIESRLLPCGLHVVGKPPTATEAIATLVNISNIDRPEDGIESLPRIIARSIDRDIDQIYESSDLGVLEDVELYNNIVQATRAAVTALVEEQTNAEGRVSLVSKLNFFNMGKKAPWVAKLHELGYTNVDEDSLKTLMEYLEFCLEQVCADNELGGLLSALEGQYILPGPGGDPIRNPDVLPTGKNIHALDPQSIPTEAAIKSAKKVVDQLLERHKATNNGQLPETIATVLWGTDNIKTFGESLAQILWFVGVKPVPDALGRVNKLELIPLEELGRPRIDVVVNCSGVFRDLFVNQMALMDKAVKMAAEADEHPEMNFVRKHAMQQADELGINLRQAASRIYSNASGSYASNVNLAVENSSWEEESELQEMYLNRKSFAFDADNPGIMKESRQVFESSLKSAEVTFQNLDSSEISLTDVSHYFDSDPTKVVSSLRKDGKQPAAYIADTTTAKGQVRSLSETVRLDARTKMLNPKWYEGMLSHGYEGVRELSKRLVNTSGWSATAGAVDNWVYEETNDTFIKDEAMCQRLLNLNPHSFRKMVSTLLEVNGRGYWETSEENLDRLRQLYQEAEDRIEGIDD; translated from the coding sequence ATGTACACCCAGGTTAAATCCAACATTCGTCGTGTAACCGTACCAGAAACCGAGCCAGTTAATGGCATAGATGGGGAAACCCTAAAGGCGATCGCCGCAGAACTCTCAGAGCAAGAGACTCTAGATCGTTCACTTGACCTAGAGTCTGCACCCCCAGCCATAGATCGAGCGGCCGCTGATGGGCGAAAAGTGATCAAAATTGTGTACATCGTCATGGAGGCGCAATACCAAAGTGCCCTCACCCAAGCGGCTCAAACCATTAACCGCAGCGCGGCTAAACATCAAAATCAGGTCGGCATAGAACTGAGTGGGTACTTGATTGAAGAGCTACGCAACCCGGAAAACTATGCCGAGTTTGAGCGGGATATGGAAACGGCTAATATTTTCATTGGCTCCTTGATTTTCATTGAGGATCTGGCCGATCGCATTGTAGCCACAGTTGCCCCCCATCGCGATCGCCTGGATGCGGCGGTAATCTTCCCCTCCATGCCCCAAGTGATGCGCTTGAATAAGCTGGGTAGCTTTAGTATGGCGCAGTTGGGACAGTCGAAGAGCGCGATCGCCTCATTCATGAAAAAACGCAAGGAATCGAGCGGTTCCTCCTTCCAAGACGGAATGCTCAAACTCCTGCGTACCCTGCCCAAAGTCCTGAAATACATGCCCATTGAAAAGGCTCAGGACGCTCGCCACTTCATGCTCTCCTTCCAATATTGGCTCGGTGGCTCTCCCGAAAACCTGACCAACTTCCTGCTGATGTTGGCCGATAAATATATCCTCGAAGGCGATCAGAAATTAAGCTACGAAGAACCGGTGGTCTATCCAGACCTGGGTATCTGGCATCCCATGGCTCCGAAAATGTTTGAAGACCAACAGGAATATTGGGATTGGTATAACAGCCGGGATGATATTTCTGATGACCTCAAAGATCCCCTCGCTCCCTGTGTGGGTCTGGTGTTGCAGCGCTCTCACCTGGTTACCGGTGATGATGCCCATTATGTGGCTATTGTTCAAGAACTGGAATGCCGAGGAGCCAGGGTGATCGGTACATTTGCCGGGGGGCTGGACTTCTCTAAACCGGTGGATGCCTATTTCTGGAATCAACGCACCCAGAAACCCATTGTCGATACGGTGATTTCTTTAACTGGGTTTGCCCTAGTGGGTGGCCCCGCTCGTCAAGACCATCCGAAAGCGGTAGAGAGCCTGAAGCGCCTCAACCGGCCCTACATGGTGGCTCTTCCCCTGGTGTTCCAAACGACGGAGGAGTGGGAAGCCTCGGAATTGGGACTGCACCCGGTACAGGTGGCCCTGCAAATTGCCATTCCGGAATTGGATGGAGCCATTGAGCCGATCATCCTATCGGGACGGGATGGAGCCACTGGAAAGGCGATCGCCCTCCAAGACCGGATCGAGTCCGTTGCTGCTCGCGCCCTCAAATGGGCTAACCTGCGGCGCAAACCCAAGCTAGAGAAGAAAGTCGCCATCACAGTCTTTAGCTTCCCCCCCGATAAAGGGAATGTGGGAACGGCAGCTTATCTAGATGTATTTGGCAGCATCTACGAAGTGGTTCGCGCCCTGCGAGATAATGGCTACGATCTCGGAGAGTTACCAGAATCTCCCAAAGAGTTGATGGAAGCGGTGATCCACGATGCCAGCGCTCAGTATGCTTCCCCGGAACTGAATGTGGCCTATCGTATGTCTGTGCCGGAATATGAGAAACTGACCCCCTATTCCGAGCGCCTAGAGGAAAACTGGGGCCCCCCTCCCGGACACTTGAACAGCGACGGTCAAAACCTGTTGGTGTACGGGAAACACTTCGGTAACCTGTTTATTGGCGTACAGCCCACGTTTGGTTATGAAGGTGACCCCATGCGGCTGCTGTTCTCGCGATCGGCTTCTCCCCACCATGGCTTTGCCGCTTACTACACCTATCTAGAGCAAATCTGGGGCGCGGATGCGGTGCTGCACTTTGGAACCCATGGCTCCCTGGAATTTATGCCAGGGAAACAGATGGGAATGTCGGGCGAGTGTTACCCGGATAATCTGATTGGTTCGATTCCGAACTTGTACTACTACGCGGCCAATAACCCCTCGGAGGCGACGATCGCCAAACGGCGCGGTTATGCAGCCACCATTTCCTATCTGACTCCTCCAGCCGAAAATGCAGGGTTGTATAAAGGGTTAGCGGAACTGAGCGAGTTGATCGGCTCCTATCAGCAGCTTAAGGAGACCCCCAGGGGCGAACAAATTGTACTGACGATCATCGAGAAGTGTCGCCAGGTGAATCTCGATCAGGATATTGCTCTACCCGATGATGGCACTTCGACTCCGCTCAGTGACCGCTTATCGGCTGAAGAGCGGGATAATCTTGTCGGTCAGGTGTACAACAAACTGATGGAGATTGAGTCGCGGTTGTTACCTTGTGGGTTGCATGTAGTCGGGAAACCACCGACAGCGACCGAGGCGATCGCCACCTTGGTCAATATCTCCAACATCGATCGCCCCGAAGACGGCATCGAAAGCCTGCCCCGGATTATTGCCCGCAGTATCGACCGCGACATCGACCAAATCTATGAAAGCAGCGATTTAGGCGTACTTGAAGACGTAGAACTCTATAACAACATTGTTCAAGCCACCCGCGCCGCCGTCACTGCCCTCGTCGAAGAACAAACCAACGCCGAAGGCCGAGTTTCCCTCGTCTCCAAGTTGAACTTCTTCAACATGGGTAAAAAAGCCCCTTGGGTCGCCAAACTCCATGAATTGGGTTACACCAACGTCGATGAAGACAGCCTCAAGACCCTGATGGAATACCTAGAATTCTGTCTCGAACAGGTCTGCGCCGATAACGAACTGGGTGGTCTCTTGTCCGCTCTCGAAGGTCAATACATTCTGCCTGGGCCGGGTGGTGACCCCATCCGCAACCCCGACGTACTGCCCACCGGTAAAAATATTCACGCCCTCGATCCCCAGTCCATTCCCACCGAAGCAGCCATTAAGTCTGCTAAAAAGGTGGTCGATCAACTTCTGGAGCGCCATAAAGCCACCAACAACGGCCAACTTCCCGAAACCATTGCTACTGTTCTCTGGGGAACCGACAACATCAAAACCTTTGGCGAGTCCCTAGCTCAGATCCTCTGGTTTGTCGGTGTGAAACCCGTTCCCGATGCCCTCGGCCGGGTGAATAAACTGGAACTCATTCCCCTCGAAGAACTGGGACGGCCCCGGATTGATGTCGTCGTCAACTGTTCGGGAGTCTTCCGAGATCTGTTTGTCAATCAGATGGCGCTCATGGATAAAGCCGTGAAAATGGCTGCCGAAGCGGATGAACACCCAGAGATGAACTTCGTCCGCAAACATGCCATGCAGCAAGCGGACGAGTTAGGCATTAACCTGCGGCAAGCCGCCAGCCGGATTTACTCGAATGCCAGTGGTTCCTATGCTTCTAACGTCAACCTAGCGGTAGAAAACTCCTCCTGGGAAGAAGAGTCAGAACTGCAAGAGATGTACCTCAACCGCAAATCCTTCGCCTTTGATGCTGACAACCCCGGCATCATGAAGGAAAGCCGTCAGGTGTTCGAGTCTTCCCTCAAGAGTGCGGAAGTCACATTCCAGAACTTAGACTCTTCTGAAATTAGCTTGACCGATGTTTCCCACTATTTCGACAGTGACCCCACCAAGGTGGTGAGTTCCCTGCGGAAAGATGGCAAACAACCGGCTGCCTATATTGCCGATACCACCACCGCTAAAGGTCAGGTGCGCTCCTTGTCCGAAACCGTGCGCCTGGATGCGCGGACAAAAATGCTCAATCCCAAATGGTACGAGGGAATGCTCTCCCACGGCTATGAAGGAGTGCGCGAGTTGTCCAAGCGTCTGGTGAATACTTCCGGATGGAGCGCTACTGCGGGAGCCGTGGATAACTGGGTATATGAAGAAACCAACGACACTTTCATCAAGGATGAAGCCATGTGTCAACGGTTGCTCAACCTCAATCCCCATTCCTTCCGCAAGATGGTTAGCACCCTCCTAGAGGTGAATGGTCGCGGATACTGGGAAACCAGCGAAGAAAACCTCGACCGTCTGCGCCAGTTGTATCAGGAAGCAGAAGACCGCATTGAGGGAATTGATGATTAA
- the cheB gene encoding chemotaxis-specific protein-glutamate methyltransferase CheB, with protein MRKVIKKMLSTSPFIEVVGIAHDGEDALEQVAKHNPDVVTLDLIMPGIDGIEFIRQQMLRKVLPIVIVSIADEGGKKVLDALDAGAVDFIHKPTALATDKIFEIQDDLIQKVKKAAKLPLNPYPPALNSFTPDVKPSVSISPSTTPRFDIVLIGISTGGPQALTYLIPQFPEDFPIPIAVVLHMPKGYTKLYAERLNHYCSLEVIEAHTDDLVCPGRVLIATAGYHLAFDRNREGQVVAKQQSKPFDLPHRPSVDVLFQSGAQVYGDRTLGVVMTGMGSDGKQGAAQIKSHGGMIITESESSCVVYGMPRSVVEAGLSDRSVSLKSMADAINELLFSCP; from the coding sequence GTGCGTAAAGTGATCAAAAAAATGCTATCCACCAGTCCATTTATTGAGGTAGTCGGGATTGCCCATGATGGGGAAGATGCTTTAGAACAAGTGGCTAAACATAATCCGGATGTGGTCACCTTAGATTTAATTATGCCCGGAATTGATGGGATTGAATTTATTCGACAGCAAATGCTGCGGAAAGTTCTTCCTATTGTGATTGTTAGCATTGCTGATGAAGGAGGTAAAAAAGTTTTAGATGCCTTAGATGCAGGCGCTGTAGATTTTATTCATAAACCTACGGCCTTAGCCACCGATAAAATATTTGAAATTCAAGACGATCTGATTCAGAAGGTTAAAAAAGCGGCAAAATTACCCTTAAATCCCTATCCTCCGGCTCTCAATTCTTTCACTCCTGATGTGAAACCTTCTGTATCTATCAGTCCCTCTACGACTCCCCGATTTGATATTGTTTTAATTGGCATTTCTACCGGTGGGCCTCAAGCACTGACCTATCTGATTCCCCAGTTTCCTGAAGATTTTCCGATCCCCATTGCTGTTGTCTTACATATGCCGAAAGGCTATACCAAACTCTATGCTGAACGGTTAAATCATTACTGTTCCCTGGAAGTTATTGAAGCCCATACTGACGATCTCGTGTGTCCGGGTCGAGTTCTGATTGCTACAGCCGGATATCATTTAGCTTTTGACCGTAACCGGGAGGGACAAGTGGTTGCCAAACAGCAATCTAAACCCTTTGATTTACCCCATCGTCCTTCTGTGGATGTTTTATTCCAATCTGGCGCTCAAGTTTATGGCGATCGCACCTTGGGTGTGGTGATGACGGGTATGGGATCGGATGGTAAACAAGGTGCAGCTCAGATTAAATCCCATGGGGGGATGATTATCACTGAGTCTGAGTCTAGTTGTGTGGTGTATGGAATGCCCCGTTCTGTTGTCGAAGCGGGGTTGAGCGATCGCAGCGTGTCCCTAAAATCTATGGCTGATGCCATTAATGAACTCCTCTTTAGCTGTCCTTAG
- a CDS encoding CheR family methyltransferase: MIFSTRAFGMSDSTFVILRNLIHERTGIYYDQSKQDLLADKLSPRLLEQGIHSFLDYYYLLKYDTSANREWQELVNAITVPETFFWREFDQIEVLIKQIIDEYLDRQKLSGLSYGYSYPLKIWSAACSTGEEPLTIAMALEEAGWFDRLPIEIYATDISSRAIAKAKKGLYRDHSFRVLSPALKEKYFTQETTGWRIQPHIHNRIHWKTANLLNPDDFILFTNIPFIFCRNVFIYFSPDSIKKTTIMFFEKMPANGYLFLGSSESILKLNTEFQVCEINQSFVYMKQEDRHQP; the protein is encoded by the coding sequence ATGATCTTTTCAACCCGTGCTTTTGGAATGTCTGACAGTACCTTTGTGATTTTACGAAATTTAATTCACGAACGTACCGGTATTTATTACGATCAGTCCAAACAAGATTTGTTAGCTGACAAACTCTCTCCCAGACTCTTAGAGCAAGGAATTCATTCTTTTCTGGATTATTACTATCTATTAAAGTATGACACAAGTGCCAATCGGGAATGGCAAGAGTTGGTGAATGCAATCACTGTGCCGGAAACATTTTTTTGGCGGGAATTCGATCAAATTGAGGTACTAATCAAGCAAATCATTGATGAGTATTTAGATCGACAAAAACTCTCTGGATTATCTTATGGTTATAGCTATCCCCTGAAAATCTGGAGTGCGGCCTGCTCCACCGGTGAAGAACCCCTAACGATCGCCATGGCCTTAGAAGAAGCTGGATGGTTCGATCGGCTACCCATTGAAATCTATGCCACGGATATTTCCTCGCGGGCGATCGCGAAGGCTAAGAAAGGACTATACCGAGACCATTCTTTTCGGGTCTTGTCACCCGCTTTAAAAGAAAAATATTTTACTCAGGAAACCACAGGATGGCGTATTCAGCCCCATATTCATAATCGAATTCACTGGAAAACAGCTAATTTACTAAATCCCGACGATTTTATCTTATTCACCAATATCCCCTTTATTTTTTGCCGTAATGTGTTTATTTACTTTTCCCCTGACTCGATCAAAAAGACTACGATCATGTTTTTTGAAAAAATGCCCGCCAATGGCTATTTATTTCTAGGATCGTCCGAATCAATCCTCAAACTCAATACCGAATTTCAAGTGTGTGAAATTAATCAATCATTTGTCTATATGAAGCAAGAAGATCGACACCAACCTTAA
- a CDS encoding HEAT repeat domain-containing protein: MTISIFTTDTQLKIRSWDTQLTEMTGLTPSEAMNRPLVEIIPELETRGLLQHFKRVLQEGVIETLAPALHHYLIPCDSPIPSQYFDRMQQRVTIVPLREGEKIVGTLVTVEDVTARLIEEKQMSAEVSDRVDPFSSLRSQDRSTSSWDVLAERRKAIEQCQRSPEITRKLVDVLRQEHRHPTLLNSVLSVLSKSQIDPSPVLWECLQDPDPELRIYAALALGNRHHPGSIEPLIKALDDPDTNVVYQAIESLGKLKASAAIDKLVEIAQSDDFFLAFGAFDALMQMDDPEVTPRLIPLLVRTLNWRVRREAVDKIALHGTSDLTSSLLNLLRQQHRNPNVLNSVLQVLVLGEVDPIPALVGCLQDPNDPDLRTYAAGALGDRADPRAIGPLMEALKDDHPNVKYHSIEALGRLKANEAVEALLEIATQEDFFLAFPALCSLTQIGERAIAYRLVPLLDDPLLAPQAAEALGVLGDVDVVVPLVRHLSEPGASISSLATAIASIAHRYDQTHQITTITDLIRQTLDEDGARALMEETLHTAQENLPALLLCLGAVHPDYRPLVAPAFTSLLSNEAVRETCIQILVGYGSLGTELLLESLPQLDLEGQKAAVVALGRIGDPLATTKLRQLLEETDVELVRSATAALAQIGDQRATESLLSLLGHEDGAVRLGAIAALNSCRPPYLAEQIQVRLRDSNPRVRECAVKIAGYFAFPDSIEVLIDLLKDPEEKVRRSAIEHLPYLDHPQVIDYLTDALRQETPVCRAAAARALGELEIPSQLNGARWEKTPLPALQQAMLDEEEWVRYSALRSIGQLMGGNHGGDWSELTNQLIRLGQSDPCISVRAAATECLGRVSPASIGPLTELAESGPADVARAALIALGRLDTGEAIAPLLNALNSPDPERRLDAMQAFQERGGQEAGVALQWMAAADPEERVTLAAIETLGRLGGQEAIASLLELTLDPANRHFCIEVLSRQKTLKEDYIDAIAAGLHHAHSQVRCSTVEVLKRLQHPYASEFLIVALGDSDESVRLAAVEALSYLGNQSCQPQLLVLARTDPSVAVRRAAQKAIHQ, encoded by the coding sequence ATGACCATTAGTATCTTTACCACCGATACCCAGTTAAAGATTCGCTCCTGGGATACCCAATTAACCGAGATGACCGGATTGACTCCGAGCGAAGCCATGAACCGGCCGCTAGTGGAGATTATTCCTGAGTTAGAAACCAGAGGATTACTCCAACACTTTAAGCGCGTGTTACAAGAAGGGGTAATTGAAACCCTTGCCCCAGCCTTACACCATTATTTGATCCCCTGCGATTCCCCCATTCCTTCCCAGTATTTTGACCGAATGCAGCAGCGAGTGACCATTGTCCCCCTACGGGAAGGGGAGAAAATTGTCGGCACACTGGTGACAGTAGAAGATGTGACCGCTCGCCTGATTGAAGAAAAACAAATGAGCGCCGAAGTATCGGATAGGGTTGACCCCTTCTCTAGCCTCCGGTCTCAGGATCGCAGTACCTCGTCTTGGGACGTGCTGGCCGAGCGGCGCAAGGCGATCGAGCAATGCCAACGATCGCCCGAAATTACCCGTAAACTCGTAGATGTCTTACGTCAGGAACACCGCCATCCGACCCTCTTAAACAGCGTGCTGTCGGTATTGAGTAAAAGCCAGATCGATCCTTCACCCGTGTTGTGGGAATGTTTACAAGATCCCGATCCAGAGCTACGAATTTATGCGGCCCTCGCCCTGGGCAATCGCCACCATCCTGGCTCCATTGAACCCCTGATTAAGGCCCTGGACGATCCCGACACCAATGTGGTCTATCAAGCGATTGAATCCTTGGGCAAACTCAAAGCCAGCGCTGCGATCGATAAATTGGTGGAAATTGCCCAATCCGATGATTTTTTCCTGGCGTTTGGGGCCTTCGATGCCCTGATGCAAATGGACGATCCGGAAGTGACTCCGCGATTAATTCCCCTGTTGGTTCGCACCCTCAACTGGCGAGTGAGACGGGAAGCCGTCGATAAAATTGCCCTCCATGGCACTAGCGATCTGACCAGTTCTTTACTCAATCTTCTCCGGCAACAACACCGTAATCCCAATGTTCTCAATAGTGTGCTTCAGGTGTTGGTGTTGGGTGAAGTTGACCCCATTCCCGCGTTGGTGGGATGCTTACAAGACCCTAACGATCCGGATTTACGCACCTATGCGGCCGGTGCATTGGGCGATCGCGCCGATCCGAGAGCCATTGGCCCCCTGATGGAGGCTCTCAAGGACGATCATCCCAACGTTAAATACCATTCCATTGAAGCCTTGGGACGACTTAAAGCCAATGAAGCGGTAGAAGCACTCTTGGAGATTGCCACCCAAGAAGACTTTTTCTTGGCCTTTCCAGCTCTTTGTAGTCTCACCCAAATCGGCGAGCGAGCGATCGCCTATCGCCTGGTTCCCCTGCTAGATGACCCCCTACTGGCTCCCCAAGCAGCCGAAGCCTTGGGCGTTCTGGGTGATGTGGATGTGGTAGTTCCCCTGGTACGGCACTTATCTGAACCAGGAGCCAGTATATCGAGTTTAGCCACGGCGATCGCCTCTATTGCCCATCGCTATGACCAAACCCATCAAATCACCACCATCACCGACCTGATCCGACAAACCCTAGATGAAGATGGGGCTAGGGCCCTGATGGAAGAAACCCTCCACACTGCCCAGGAGAATTTACCCGCCTTGCTCCTCTGTTTAGGTGCGGTTCACCCTGACTATCGTCCCCTAGTGGCTCCAGCCTTCACGTCCCTACTCTCCAATGAAGCAGTACGCGAGACCTGCATTCAAATCCTGGTAGGTTATGGTTCCTTGGGCACTGAACTGCTCTTAGAGAGCCTACCCCAACTAGATTTAGAAGGACAAAAGGCGGCTGTGGTAGCCCTGGGTCGTATTGGTGACCCCCTGGCCACGACTAAACTGCGGCAATTGCTGGAAGAAACTGATGTAGAGCTGGTTCGATCCGCAACGGCTGCCCTCGCCCAAATTGGCGATCAAAGGGCGACGGAATCCTTGTTATCTCTACTGGGCCACGAAGATGGAGCGGTTCGTCTAGGGGCGATCGCCGCCCTCAACTCCTGTCGTCCTCCCTATTTGGCCGAGCAGATCCAAGTCCGTCTGAGGGATTCCAATCCCAGGGTACGTGAATGTGCAGTAAAAATTGCCGGGTATTTTGCCTTTCCAGACTCCATTGAGGTGCTAATCGATCTGCTCAAAGATCCGGAGGAAAAAGTGCGACGCTCGGCGATCGAACATTTGCCCTATCTTGACCATCCCCAAGTCATAGACTATTTAACCGATGCCTTAAGGCAGGAAACTCCAGTTTGTCGGGCAGCAGCAGCTCGTGCCCTGGGCGAGCTGGAGATCCCCAGCCAGTTGAATGGGGCCCGATGGGAGAAAACCCCCTTACCAGCCCTACAACAAGCAATGCTCGATGAGGAAGAATGGGTGCGCTATAGTGCCCTGCGATCCATTGGCCAGTTGATGGGGGGAAATCATGGCGGTGACTGGAGTGAGTTGACAAATCAGTTGATTCGTTTGGGCCAAAGTGACCCTTGTATTAGTGTACGGGCAGCAGCGACTGAATGCTTGGGGCGGGTTTCTCCTGCTAGTATTGGGCCGTTAACAGAGTTGGCTGAATCTGGGCCTGCGGATGTGGCGCGAGCAGCTCTGATTGCCTTGGGTCGCTTAGATACAGGTGAGGCGATCGCCCCCTTGCTCAATGCCCTCAATTCCCCCGATCCCGAACGCCGTTTAGATGCCATGCAAGCCTTCCAGGAGCGTGGAGGACAAGAAGCGGGTGTGGCTCTGCAATGGATGGCAGCCGCCGATCCAGAAGAGCGGGTGACTTTGGCAGCTATTGAAACCTTGGGCCGTTTGGGGGGGCAAGAGGCGATCGCCTCCTTGCTCGAACTGACTCTCGACCCGGCCAATCGCCATTTCTGTATTGAAGTCCTCAGTCGCCAGAAAACCCTCAAAGAAGATTATATTGACGCGATCGCCGCCGGCCTCCATCATGCCCATAGTCAAGTTCGTTGTAGTACCGTAGAAGTGCTAAAACGTCTTCAACATCCCTATGCTTCAGAATTTTTGATTGTTGCTCTGGGTGACTCCGACGAATCAGTACGCTTGGCAGCAGTTGAAGCCCTAAGCTATTTAGGCAATCAAAGCTGTCAACCTCAGTTATTAGTTTTAGCTCGTACCGATCCCTCTGTAGCGGTTCGTCGGGCAGCTCAAAAGGCCATTCACCAATAA